The genomic stretch ACGAGAGACTTATTTTCAACCAGTAGAGAATGTGAACCGCTTTATTGATAGAAGTTAATTATCCAAGTGTTATAAATATATAATACATGCATTATAAATATTATAATTTAAATACAAGTTCAATCTGTACTTCAGTGCACATCTGGTGTGCATTataaaaacagaggaagaaagaggaggtgggtagAGAGGTGTGAGAACGAGTGTAAAAGACAGAAAGGGAAAGCGGTAAGAATGGAGGAGCAGGGAAggcagcatatgattaatgaattacagtgctactaaacTTCATATTCTCTCAATTCATCACAATTACATAAATGTCTCTTAACCAGCCTTGGACCCCCAGTTGGCCCAAGAGCGGTTGAGGTGGCGATGACAGGACTGGGGGTTGGCATCCTCTTTCACATCAAAACACACCTGCAGACGAGAGACAGCATGATTAAGCCTTGTGTTCTTTTATTCTAACACTGTCCgtcatcataatcatcaggaggtgaaatgcaaaattcaccctggatcattaactctgggactactacatctctatctgtatttcaatgtaaagcatctctttaataatacttcctgttgacccgaacaagtgacctctcacctctgatcaTGCTGTGCCCTATATGTAGCCAGTTCAGATGTGGGAGGGGTTCAccgacacagctgatataacctagaggatttagggagaagacggatgaagtgaaggagagagactgttatgGAGAAAATAAGGTAGTTAAAGAGACAGTGTTCAACAGGAATCTCTGTGCCTCACCTGGTGTCCACACTAAGTGGCTGCAGAGTACTTTATACTGAAAAACATGCAGACACACGAGGACAAACAATATAGCGTAGTTATATAAATAGAAATAATGAAGTGTCTTACTATTCGCCATGGTTGGTCCTCTTGCCTATTCTTTGAAGGTGGAAGGAGCCACAGTTATACACCTGAGCCTGCTTACTGCACATGACAATCCATCAACCAGATTGATACACGAGTGTGTAGGTGTGGGTTATATCACCCTTACCTGAACAGCACCCTCACCTGAGAAGTAGAAATCAAAGGGAAAGAAACTGGGAATTGAATAACTACAGTTGACATAGCTAAGTAAATGGAAGAATACTCTTATTGCCATGTggatggctcttaaaagagcctttggttgTGCATAGTGTAGTCTATGGTGTTGTCAGGGAACAGCACCCTCTTCGAAAGAAGTAGGAGGGAAAGATCTCCCGCACACGGATTACCTCCCGCGCTGTGTTGTTGGCCCCCATCCTTGAAACATCCTGCAGAGcagcagacctctcctctggcacaTGGCGGCGAGCTGCAGGTTCCCTCCTGGTCCATGAAGTTATGCAGGACACAGGTAGCCTTCACACGCCTGAATTCCCCCCAGGAGGCAGTCCCAGATGGCCCTGGTCACCCAACCTTGCAGTGCCCTACACAGTAACTGTAGGCAATCGTTTTAAAGGAATCTCCAGTTACAAGGTATCTGTAGGAATATGGAAGATAATGTCATTATTAGACTTTTACATTACCAGGTCATTGTGGATTACTAAAGTATAATATCCCTAATAACAAATCATGATAACATTGGATAGATAGATGCATGTGTAGCATGTGACAACAGCAGGATCATATCAAGGATAGcatcacaaatgaatacataaatataacttgaagcttgatgatgagttgatcattttaaaacaGCTGTGTAGCACTAAGGCAAAAACAacaatgtgcacccctttgagtccccaggaccaggactgagaaccactgctcttcattgggacctcttcatctgcagacaagctttcacagctctctgtatctgaggacagaaaacctCACAAGAAACTGACTTCATTATATTCAAATTACacagcactgaatattatgttaCTATTATCTCCGTCCTCACTTCTATGGACTGGAACTATACAAAAGTACCTGCCCTATCCAGAACACCCTACTCTCTCACTTTGACAGTTGCGGCTGCTATCCGTTCACCCTCCTCCAtggcagttagctagctaacgttacctacaaatgcatttggagtttgttttttacaatgataattacatcaagatagctagctaataaagtTAGGTAGCTGGTGGTATTtaattcacttagctagctagctatatagcaTGTCAagttggctagttagctagctaactaacgttacgttagcagctcatttgagttagcctgcactgtagctagttagctaataataTATCGTTTTTTTTCCATTTTCGAAATGCATTTACTTAActttacttgaataggttctcccagcCATGTGGACGATTGTAAACAAGGAAGCAGAGTTTGTTTGTCCCCGGAGCGgtttagagcagggttcttcaattccggtcctggagggccgaaacacttctgtttttcatttctacctggtagttaatatcactcacctggtgtcccatgtctgaattagcccctgattagaaggagaggatgaaaaacagaggtgtttcggccttccaggaccggaattgaagaaccctggtttagagcatattactatttacgtgtaaataaattcatgaaatggAGAATGGATTACACCATTTGCTCATTTAATATTCATACAAATTCGCTATGCTGAAATCTTGACGCACAATCGAACGTGCTGCTGTATGCTGCTAGCGACGCTGAACAGTTTGTTCAAGTTCACGCCAAAGGAGGGTAAAAATAGAGacgagctcagccatccacaaaAAGAGTTGCGTGCTTCAATTAGGTTTaatggcggttggcatccaatttgttgcattaccgccacctactagactggagtacaactcccttatattttgcttgaaaaataaaataacccGGCGCGCGCAATGAAACAATTTCACGCACGTCACAATACGATTGGGGACTATTTCAGGTTGGGAGGTTTTTTTTTACATGACACATGGGGCGGGTTCTAACGAGTATTCAGGCTGATGATTGGAGTATTCATTGCAGTGCGGTATGCAGTGTAGGCACCATCCAATGAAATCTATGCCCAGCTGTAGAGGTGGAGCCTCCCGAAAAGATCTGGTGAAAAACTTCCACTTCCACTGAGTAGGAGTTTAAAATTGCCTCATTAGGCGACAACTTTGACAGAAGAAGGCAGAGTTCGTCTCTCAATTTCAAAAGAAATATGAAAATACTTGGGTTTCTTCTTCTATGGCTAGGTATCACCACAGGTaacctattcattatattaattATATTGTGTGGAGGAATCACTTTTGATTTTGGACATTTACTCTAGAAATAATACTTTGTGCACATAACACGGGTAATTGGAAAAGTTTTGAGTTTAGGCAGCAAATGACTTACTGACTCAATTTGTACATTAATGTCAAATGACTGTCAGTGAAATGCTAAATGTGATCTTTGTCCTCTCTCATTAGGAATCAGGGGGGAACCTTCAGTGGACCAGTATGGGTTGAAGGGGGGTTCAATATGTCTGGCTGTTCCAGAACCTCCTGAGATGATCAAAGGACTTAAATGGATGAGGAACAGTGATGTAATAGTTGGAGTCAAAGAGATCTCTCCTAAATACAAGGAGAAGGTGGACTATAACGACGCAAACCATTCTCTGTGCATTAAGAATCTGTTGAACACAGACAGTGGAATTTACAAGGCAAACTACCGGAAAAAATGGAATGAATCAACTACTACATATAGactattagtgcagggtgagttTTCTAAGGTTTCAGTTCTGGTAATTTTGCCGTACATTTAATGTGTCTGATTAGGTTCAATAATGCATGTAGGCCTAATAAGGTTTTTGTGCTGGTAGTTGTCTTTTTGTTTATTTAATACAATTATAGTCTCTAGACCACTCATGGATGTAGGGATCTCTTTCCCAACTCCATTGGTTCTTGTAGATCATGTTCCCAAACCAGTTATGGATGTCACGTCTCTCTTCAACACAAGTGTgggactctgtgacgtcacagtGAACTGTTCAGTTAAAGATGGCTGGATGTTGTCTGTCTGTGGCGGGGGTCAGTGTACACGGTCACAAcagttactgtctctgtctggggACAACATCACCATCTCCAATGGCAACGGGACTATCCAATGCACCACCAGCAACCACGTCAGCACACAGACCATCTCTCAACCCATGGAGGACTGTAAGTACCATTTAGCCGTCACCTTCACTGCATACCTCTAACACTGTTTAATAACCTACTAATAATATAATATGAATAAAAGTTAAATTTATCGgcattaaaaataaaatatgacCAAAGGTTTGATATCATGATTGTAATTCTTCTCTAGTTAAGATTGGAATAATTCTGCCTGTATGAAACTATTATCTTATGAACATCTTtcttcatctgtgtgtgtgtgtgtgtgtgtgtgtgtgtgtgtgtgaacaggtaGTGGTGAGGATGGGAAAGCCATTGTGGGTAGTGTTATTGTTGTATTATTAGTTGCTGTACTATGTGTTGGATGCATCATACATGCCAGAAAAAGGAAAATCCCTAAAGAACAACATTCACTAGAAGAGGTACCTGCTCTTTCATTAATTAATCTATGCATTATATAAGTCAATAGTTTTAAAGAACGATAATTTGAATAATTTAAATGTTCTAATGTTTCATCTCCAAACAGGACATTGTTCCAAGAGTTTACAACTCAGTGAACACTTCACCAGGGAGAGAGGCCAGAACCACAGCACTCTCCTGGCCAGAACCACAGCACTCTCCTGTCCAGAACCACAACACTCTCCTGACCAGAACCATAGCACTCACCTGTCCAGAACCACAGCACTCTCCTGGCCAGAACCACATCACTCTCCTGACCAGAACCACAGCACTCTCCTGGCCAGAACCACAGCACTCTCCTGGCCAGAACCACAGCACTCTCCTGGCCAGAACCACAGCACTCTCCTGACCAGAACCACAGCACTCTCCTGGCTAGAACCACAGCACTCTCCTGGCCAGAACCACAGCACTCTCCTGACCAGAACCACAGCACTCTCCTGACCAGAACCATAGCACTCACCTGTCCAGAACCACAGCACTCTCCTGGCCAGAACCACAGCACTCTCCTGACCAGAACCACAGCACTCTCCTGGCCAGAACCACAGCACTCACCTGGCCAGAACCACAGCACTCTCCTGACCAGAACCACAGCACTCACTTGGCCAGAACCACAGCACTCACCTGGCCAGAACCACAGCACTCTCCTGGCCAGAACCACAGCACTCTCCTGGCCATAACCACAGCCCTCTCCTGCGATGCACTGTCTACTTCACTGTGAAGAACCAGCACCAGCAGAACACCTCCAAGTTGAAACAGGAAGCGCATCATCAGACATGAGAGTAGAAGCACAGAAAAGGTGGACCTCTGAGGTCACATCATACAGTTCAAGACATTACACAGAAACTGTGGGACTATTGCACCACCCAGTGGACATGAATCAAATAATACCAGCAGAGTAAACCTGTGCGCTTCATTCATCAACATGTCATAAAGTTGTTTTATACAAAAATCTTTATATGTGCTAGTATGTTATTACTATACCACAGAGCCCACATTTTCCTAGATTTGTGGCCAATCCCAAATTAACCCCTAGCTCAGGCTTACGCCCTATAAATTGTAGAATCAGATAGTTGTACCAGTCAGCAATAATATGGTATTAGTTCCACCTACCCATCATTGTTGTGTATATGAGAGGGCAGCCTTGACCTACTCAGGCCACCGTAGACGGATTCTTTGACACATTTTATCAAGCCATCAAAGGAAAACGTGTTTATATCAATAATATTTTTAACTGGAACAGAAGTATTTATTGTCTCTGTAACAATAACCTACTACTTTTTAGTGTGCCTTGTCCTTCCTCTGAATTTGGAAGATACCGGTAGCTATTAGTTACCATACCCTATAATGTTGGAACATGCTACATAGAGATGTTAAACGTATACTTCATTCTTCTGTGGTACTTGAAAGGGGCAATCTAGGATTcataaaacaagaaaatggtcacCATAGCATTAGCAATTAGAATGATAGGATATTGTtcaatttaataggatctctatggcggTCACCCGtcacttgttttggtaaacaATTGAGGaatagggctggagaaatgtaactactctcaaatgTATAGGCTGAGCTATGGATGgaagactgaccatccatgatatcaacatgatagttttaaccatgtttaaccatgtttgtttgcaattacattgTTTACCAACAATGGAGTAAAGCAGCTGATATTTTGGGTTGTGATGGGGTACGGCAGTTACATTGAGCTCACGAGGCATCAACCTGAACTTGCGCTTTTTTGTAAGATCATTTTTGTATCTCGGCCTTCTTGATTTTTCTCCTTTGATGACCTGTTGACCTGTTGAATGTGCAGCCTTGAAAGACCCTGTAAGAAGTGTGAATGATGTACACATACCttgccgagtggcgcagtggtctaaggcagctgtgccactagagatcctggttcgaatccaggctctgtcgtagccggctgcaaccgggagacccatggggcggcgcacaattggcccagcgtcggccagggtaggggagggaatggctggcagggatgtagctcagttggtagagcatggcgtttgcaacgccagggttgtgggtttgattcccacggggggtatgaaaaataaattacaaaatgtatgcactcactaactgtaagtcgctctggataagagcgtcagctaaatgactaaaatgtaaaatatctgTTGACTGTGAATTTACCTGACCTCTGAACCTTACATCGTAATGTTTAAAATAACTATTTGATACATCCACCCCTGAACTGTGTTACGAATGAATGGAAGTGAAAACGGTGAAAAAACTAATAAATATACATATTTAAAAAGTCTGATTTAACCACTAGATGTCAGCACATATTCAAAAAAATGTCAGTGGACGAGGGGCCCAGTTCTTTATATCAGTGGTAATCTCAAAGGACATTTTCATGTCTTCTAAAAGCATTTACCAGCAAAACAGTATAAATAGCTTTTTAAGATTCTCGTCACTTTATATCCATATCAATAACCAGTTGCACACTTTTGGAACACAATGCAGTTGGAAATAGTAAAAATCCCCATTTTATCCGTTTACCTGGGTCACATCCTGAGTCTGATACAGATATAGAAGAAGGTCATTGATAGAGAATAATGTTTGTTCTATGAGCTAATATCTAAGAGTCTTTGCTGTGTGGGTTGTGTTGCCGTGTGGGTTGTCCCCAGGAGGGTCTGATAGCTCTGCTAGATACCATGT from Coregonus clupeaformis isolate EN_2021a unplaced genomic scaffold, ASM2061545v1 scaf3979, whole genome shotgun sequence encodes the following:
- the LOC121538995 gene encoding SLAM family member 9-like, which translates into the protein MKILGFLLLWLGITTGIRGEPSVDQYGLKGGSICLAVPEPPEMIKGLKWMRNSDVIVGVKEISPKYKEKVDYNDANHSLCIKNLLNTDSGIYKANYRKKWNESTTTYRLLVQDHVPKPVMDVTSLFNTSVGLCDVTVNCSVKDGWMLSVCGGGQCTRSQQLLSLSGDNITISNGNGTIQCTTSNHVSTQTISQPMEDCSGEDGKAIVGSVIVVLLVAVLCVGCIIHARKRKIPKEQHSLEEDIVPRVYNSVNTSPGREARTTALSWPEPQHSPVQNHNTLLTRTIALTCPEPQHSPGQNHITLLTRTTALSWPEPQHSPGQNHSTLLARTTALS